Proteins encoded within one genomic window of Haladaptatus sp. QDMS2:
- a CDS encoding helix-turn-helix domain-containing protein — protein sequence MYKAVFRIHGSGPYARATERNDTEIELWCNDHCDLLHVTGEHTESVLANVEEEVGIREHINNDTDQVVITDACLKEHGSDYVEAYLAKHDCLLLPPLRYEKGAKIVRVLALDPANLTNFYRDITADHRVTVESKQELATVTSDTPLMSMESVLPTLSARQREVFLAAHAAGYYEIPRRTTTTELAETVGVGRRTVEHHLRRAEQKFADALVEYL from the coding sequence ATGTACAAAGCCGTGTTCCGAATCCACGGAAGCGGCCCGTACGCCCGGGCTACCGAACGAAACGACACCGAAATCGAACTCTGGTGTAACGACCACTGCGACCTCCTGCACGTGACTGGCGAGCACACAGAAAGCGTGCTGGCGAACGTCGAGGAAGAGGTGGGCATCCGCGAGCACATCAACAACGACACGGACCAGGTGGTCATCACAGACGCCTGTCTGAAAGAACACGGCAGCGACTACGTCGAAGCGTATCTCGCGAAACACGACTGCCTGCTGTTGCCCCCGCTTCGCTACGAAAAAGGAGCGAAAATCGTTCGCGTGCTCGCTCTCGACCCGGCGAATCTCACGAACTTCTACCGCGATATCACCGCAGACCACCGGGTCACGGTAGAGTCGAAACAGGAACTCGCCACCGTCACGTCCGACACGCCGCTCATGTCGATGGAGTCTGTGCTTCCGACGCTGTCGGCCCGCCAGCGCGAGGTGTTTCTCGCCGCGCACGCGGCAGGGTACTACGAAATTCCACGACGGACGACGACGACCGAACTCGCCGAAACAGTGGGCGTGGGCCGCCGGACGGTCGAACACCACCTCAGACGGGCAGAGCAGAAGTTCGCGGACGCGCTGGTCGAATACCTCTAA
- a CDS encoding YjiH family protein, with protein MATEGGQTWKVESEPRVRSIDDIDLHDLAMQPVVKFLLAFLVGGVFFLLPVSHGGEITVPFDIAVSFIIETFPTAVGVYAFAIIVAGGVLTTLAMLTDGEVAGFDLSYFETSVVFWLLRVAGVVLAPVMFFKLGPDLLHTPGTGGLMWGTLVYSVGIIIPIGAIFITIFVELGGLEFIGTLSRPVMKPLFKVPGRAALDSLASWVGSYSVGLYVTRNVFEQGGYHKRDVFTIATCFSTVSIGFVGVVAATLDMLSLFPVIFGAYFCCIVLTSIILVRIPPISTTPKEYIAEPEPEVGFEGSLGDYVRFALSEAVKKADEGETFLEAATRGFVDGIKLTSLILGTILAVGLAATLLSANTPVFDILGQPLVPVIAALGIPNAAMVAPATIVGITEMFVPVLLVTKAAPMAKFFVAVLAVSQLIFFSSVGPMIMDMFSDVPIRFRDLVGLFVIRTIILVPVVAGMTHLVAALGLLG; from the coding sequence ATGGCTACTGAAGGCGGGCAAACGTGGAAAGTAGAGAGCGAACCCCGGGTGCGGAGCATCGACGACATCGACCTCCACGACCTGGCGATGCAACCGGTCGTCAAATTTCTTCTCGCGTTTCTGGTCGGCGGCGTGTTCTTCTTGCTCCCGGTGAGCCACGGCGGCGAAATCACCGTCCCGTTCGACATCGCCGTGAGCTTTATCATCGAAACGTTCCCGACGGCCGTGGGCGTCTACGCTTTCGCCATCATCGTGGCCGGCGGCGTGCTCACGACGCTCGCCATGCTCACCGACGGTGAGGTCGCCGGGTTCGACCTCTCGTACTTCGAGACTTCGGTCGTGTTCTGGTTACTTCGCGTCGCTGGCGTCGTCCTCGCGCCGGTGATGTTCTTCAAACTCGGCCCCGACCTGCTGCACACGCCGGGCACGGGCGGCCTGATGTGGGGAACGCTCGTCTACAGCGTCGGCATCATCATCCCCATCGGTGCGATTTTCATCACCATCTTCGTCGAACTCGGCGGCCTCGAATTCATCGGCACGCTCTCGCGGCCGGTCATGAAGCCGCTGTTCAAGGTGCCCGGTCGGGCGGCACTCGACAGCCTCGCCTCGTGGGTGGGTTCCTACAGCGTCGGCCTCTACGTCACCCGGAACGTCTTCGAGCAGGGCGGCTACCACAAGCGCGACGTGTTCACCATCGCCACCTGCTTCTCGACGGTGAGCATCGGGTTCGTCGGCGTCGTCGCCGCCACCCTCGACATGCTCTCGCTGTTCCCGGTCATCTTCGGCGCGTACTTCTGCTGTATCGTCCTCACGAGCATCATCCTCGTGCGGATTCCGCCGATTTCGACCACGCCGAAGGAGTACATCGCCGAACCCGAACCCGAGGTCGGATTCGAAGGGTCGCTCGGCGATTACGTCCGCTTTGCGCTCTCAGAAGCGGTCAAAAAAGCGGACGAGGGTGAAACCTTCCTCGAAGCGGCGACTCGCGGGTTCGTCGACGGTATCAAACTGACGAGCCTCATCCTCGGCACGATTCTCGCCGTCGGACTGGCGGCGACGCTGCTCTCTGCGAACACGCCCGTCTTCGACATCCTCGGCCAGCCGCTCGTGCCGGTCATCGCCGCCCTCGGCATCCCGAACGCGGCCATGGTCGCCCCGGCGACCATCGTCGGCATCACCGAGATGTTCGTGCCCGTATTGCTCGTGACGAAGGCCGCGCCGATGGCCAAATTCTTCGTCGCAGTGCTCGCCGTCTCACAGCTCATCTTCTTCTCCTCGGTGGGCCCGATGATCATGGATATGTTCAGCGACGTGCCGATTCGCTTTCGTGACCTCGTTGGCCTGTTCGTCATCCGCACCATCATCCTCGTGCCCGTCGTCGCCGGGATGACCCACCTCGTCGCGGCGCTCGGCCTGCTCGGTTAG
- a CDS encoding aldehyde dehydrogenase: protein MSTIDTEGLAEYDLFVDGRFRASSGDDRIDVSFPYDGTVWATVPDGTAADVDTAVGVARAAFESDAWGDAKPSDRRVILNQIADTIDANTRELAELETLQNGKLLREMEQQMEALGEWYRYYGRICEEVESGRTIPVDKKDGQMFNYVRHEPYGVVGAITAWNSPLLLTAWKFAPALAAGNTVVQKPSEETPVSALRFAELVYEHTDLPPGVYNVVPGYGHTGAALTAHPDVDKLAFTGSTAVGREVAKTAGENLTKVSLELGGKSPNVIFPDADLNDAVNGVMKGIFAATGQTCMAGSRVLVHEDVHEEVVARLTEKASDIKLGDPRDPETEMGPVAFRGQWETVHEYVQSGLAEGATITVGGEMPADQPGECFIQPTVFVDVENDMTVAREEIFGPVASVISFEDEAAALDIANDTEFGLAAAIWTRDMDRANRFVETVQAGTVWVNEYRLIAPNSPFGGYKASGLGRENGREGLEEYYQTKSVWYNHAGEVGDPFVLDAE from the coding sequence ATGTCAACAATAGACACCGAGGGGCTAGCGGAGTACGACCTGTTCGTAGATGGTAGGTTTCGGGCATCTTCCGGCGACGACCGAATCGACGTGTCGTTCCCCTACGACGGAACGGTGTGGGCAACCGTCCCGGACGGAACCGCAGCAGACGTAGACACCGCCGTCGGCGTCGCTCGCGCCGCCTTCGAGAGCGATGCGTGGGGGGACGCCAAACCGAGCGACCGGCGCGTTATTCTGAACCAGATTGCGGACACCATCGACGCGAACACGCGAGAACTCGCGGAACTCGAGACGCTCCAGAACGGCAAGTTACTGCGCGAGATGGAACAGCAGATGGAGGCGCTTGGCGAGTGGTATCGCTACTATGGCCGCATTTGCGAGGAGGTCGAATCCGGACGCACCATCCCGGTAGACAAAAAAGACGGGCAGATGTTCAACTACGTGCGCCACGAGCCGTACGGGGTCGTCGGCGCGATTACGGCGTGGAACTCACCGTTGCTGTTGACGGCGTGGAAATTCGCTCCCGCGCTCGCAGCGGGCAACACCGTCGTCCAGAAGCCGAGCGAAGAGACGCCGGTTAGCGCGCTTCGATTCGCCGAGTTGGTCTACGAGCACACCGACCTCCCGCCGGGCGTCTACAACGTCGTTCCCGGGTACGGACACACCGGGGCGGCGCTCACCGCACACCCCGACGTGGACAAACTCGCATTCACCGGGAGCACTGCTGTGGGACGCGAGGTGGCAAAGACGGCCGGAGAGAACCTCACGAAGGTCTCGCTCGAACTCGGCGGGAAGAGCCCGAACGTCATCTTCCCCGACGCCGACCTCAACGACGCGGTAAACGGCGTGATGAAGGGGATTTTCGCCGCGACGGGCCAAACCTGCATGGCAGGGTCGCGGGTACTCGTCCACGAGGACGTCCACGAGGAGGTCGTGGCACGACTCACCGAAAAAGCGAGTGACATCAAACTCGGCGACCCACGCGACCCGGAGACGGAGATGGGGCCGGTCGCCTTCCGCGGGCAGTGGGAGACCGTCCACGAGTACGTCCAGTCCGGGCTCGCGGAGGGCGCGACCATCACCGTCGGCGGCGAGATGCCGGCGGACCAACCCGGCGAGTGCTTCATCCAACCGACGGTGTTCGTCGACGTCGAAAACGACATGACCGTCGCCAGAGAGGAAATCTTCGGACCGGTGGCGAGCGTCATCTCGTTCGAGGACGAAGCGGCGGCACTGGACATCGCGAACGACACCGAGTTCGGCCTCGCAGCGGCCATCTGGACGCGAGACATGGACCGGGCGAACCGGTTCGTCGAGACCGTCCAAGCGGGCACGGTCTGGGTAAACGAGTACCGACTCATCGCGCCGAACTCGCCGTTCGGCGGCTACAAGGCGAGCGGCCTCGGGCGAGAAAACGGGCGGGAAGGCTTAGAGGAGTACTATCAGACCAAAAGCGTCTGGTACAACCACGCCGGCGAGGTCGGCGACCCCTTCGTGCTCGACGCCGAGTAA
- a CDS encoding Zn-ribbon domain-containing OB-fold protein gives MPAFPATACADCGEVYGFPVVACRACGGESFEVNELPGEGTVYARTTIRVPGADHQGQEPFEVCVVDVADAVRVTARILDNPGLEPDDAVQFVEERDGVFFFEAA, from the coding sequence ATGCCCGCATTCCCCGCCACCGCGTGCGCAGACTGCGGCGAGGTGTACGGATTCCCCGTCGTCGCCTGCCGCGCCTGCGGCGGCGAATCCTTCGAGGTCAACGAACTCCCCGGCGAAGGAACCGTCTACGCTCGGACGACCATCCGCGTTCCCGGCGCGGACCACCAGGGCCAGGAACCGTTCGAGGTGTGCGTCGTGGACGTCGCGGATGCGGTCCGGGTCACGGCGCGAATCCTCGACAACCCCGGCCTCGAACCGGACGACGCGGTGCAGTTCGTCGAGGAACGCGACGGCGTGTTCTTCTTCGAGGCGGCCTGA
- a CDS encoding thiolase domain-containing protein: MRDVSIVGMGTTEFGVLDAGVKDLGVRAVSRALRSCEVDREDVDALYLGNFVAGILEGQETIAPLVADSVGLTGIPTMKTEGACASSGIALRQAYQAVATGVHDVVVVTGVESMTSAETTEFTRALNSAADNQTEGKTGLTFPGFYGLWLDRYMHEHGTTREEVAAIPVKNRKNGAQNPRARFRDPVTVADVTESRLVADPLRLYDCCPAADGGAAIVLTARDRAREFTDTPIDVLASAHASGRSGAYRYDDLTTLDATVTAAEDAYAQADIAPTDLDLVELHDCFSAAEIGDSEDLGLFEKGQGARAAAEGVTAVDGDVPINPSGGLLSKGHPVGATGIGQVYEACLQLFGEHENQVDGAELALTHNLGGSGAVCTVTVLGRGA; this comes from the coding sequence ATGCGAGATGTGAGTATCGTTGGCATGGGCACGACCGAGTTCGGCGTGCTCGATGCCGGCGTCAAGGACCTCGGTGTACGCGCGGTTTCTCGGGCACTCCGCTCGTGCGAAGTGGACAGGGAAGACGTAGACGCGCTCTACCTCGGCAACTTCGTCGCGGGCATCCTCGAGGGTCAGGAGACCATCGCGCCGCTCGTCGCCGATAGCGTGGGCCTTACCGGCATCCCGACGATGAAGACCGAAGGCGCGTGTGCGAGTTCCGGCATCGCCCTGCGACAGGCGTATCAGGCCGTCGCCACCGGCGTCCACGACGTGGTCGTCGTCACGGGCGTCGAGAGCATGACGAGCGCCGAGACGACGGAGTTCACCCGGGCGCTCAACAGCGCGGCAGACAACCAGACAGAGGGGAAGACCGGCCTCACCTTCCCCGGCTTTTACGGGCTCTGGCTCGACCGCTACATGCACGAACACGGGACGACGCGCGAGGAGGTCGCGGCAATTCCGGTGAAAAATCGGAAAAACGGCGCACAGAACCCCCGCGCCCGCTTCCGGGACCCGGTGACCGTCGCGGACGTGACCGAGTCGCGCCTCGTCGCAGACCCCCTCAGACTCTACGATTGCTGTCCGGCCGCCGACGGCGGCGCGGCCATCGTCCTCACCGCCCGTGACCGGGCCCGCGAGTTCACCGACACGCCCATCGACGTGCTGGCGAGCGCCCACGCCAGCGGCCGGAGTGGCGCGTACCGCTACGACGACCTGACGACGCTCGACGCCACCGTGACCGCGGCCGAGGACGCTTACGCGCAGGCGGACATCGCACCAACGGACCTCGACCTAGTCGAACTCCATGACTGCTTCTCCGCCGCCGAAATCGGCGATTCTGAGGACCTCGGCCTGTTCGAGAAAGGACAGGGCGCGCGGGCCGCAGCAGAGGGCGTGACGGCCGTCGATGGCGACGTGCCCATCAACCCGAGCGGCGGGTTGCTCTCGAAGGGCCATCCCGTCGGCGCGACGGGCATCGGACAGGTGTACGAAGCCTGCCTGCAACTGTTCGGCGAGCACGAGAATCAGGTCGACGGCGCGGAACTCGCGCTCACCCACAACCTCGGCGGGAGCGGCGCGGTGTGTACCGTCACCGTCCTCGGGAGGGGTGCGTAA